In Entomomonas moraniae, one DNA window encodes the following:
- the ubiB gene encoding ubiquinone biosynthesis regulatory protein kinase UbiB, with the protein MRLLAIRRLYKITKVVIKYRLDDLLFDIPVLPFWIRIFKNLLPWRWFRRKPLTFSRGVRIRLALEELGPVFIKFGQMLSTRQDVIPADIALALSSLQDNVPPFPAEQSVALIEKQLGMTVTEAFSEFDTKPLASASIAQVHTARLKTGEEVVVKVVRPNLKPIIQQDISWLYSCAQIAEYVNYDARRMHLIEVISDYEKTINDELDLQREGANISQLHRNFENSDQLYVPKVYWPLCRQQVLVMERIYGIPISDMAALNARNVNLKVLAERGVEVFFTQVLRDSFFHADMHPGNIFIDTTYPESPRYIAIDGGIVGSLTPEDQDYVARNVFYFFKRDYRRVAQLHIDSGWVPPTTKVNELEDAIRSVCEPIFERPLKDISFGFVLMRLFQIARRFDMEVQPQLVLLQKTLLNIEGLGRQLYPELDLWSTAKPYLERWMKKRVGMRRIISDTRSQMEQIPHIAKMARSIIEERYREIKAAQKHTKKTNNDNTMLRILGVLLLTASISLTITYGTSLDNWPSYLMSITGIYLIIRRSS; encoded by the coding sequence ATGCGATTACTAGCCATTAGAAGACTCTATAAAATCACCAAAGTCGTTATTAAATACCGATTAGACGACTTACTATTTGATATTCCTGTACTCCCTTTTTGGATTCGTATCTTTAAAAATCTTCTCCCTTGGCGTTGGTTTAGACGAAAACCTTTGACTTTTAGCCGTGGTGTACGTATACGCTTAGCTCTAGAGGAACTCGGCCCTGTTTTCATTAAATTTGGGCAGATGCTCTCAACACGTCAAGATGTAATTCCAGCTGATATTGCTTTAGCACTTTCATCGCTTCAAGATAACGTTCCACCATTTCCTGCTGAGCAATCGGTTGCACTAATTGAGAAGCAACTGGGCATGACAGTGACTGAGGCTTTTTCAGAGTTTGACACCAAACCCCTCGCATCGGCATCAATTGCACAAGTTCATACTGCTCGCCTAAAAACGGGAGAAGAAGTTGTCGTTAAAGTGGTTAGACCCAACTTAAAACCTATTATCCAGCAAGATATCTCTTGGCTATACAGCTGTGCCCAAATAGCTGAGTATGTCAATTACGATGCTCGTCGGATGCACTTAATCGAAGTGATCAGCGATTATGAAAAAACCATTAATGACGAACTAGACCTTCAACGCGAAGGGGCTAATATTTCTCAATTACACCGTAATTTTGAAAATTCTGATCAACTTTATGTTCCCAAAGTCTATTGGCCTCTCTGTCGCCAGCAAGTCCTTGTCATGGAGCGTATCTACGGTATACCTATCAGTGACATGGCAGCTTTAAATGCTCGTAATGTTAACCTTAAAGTACTTGCAGAACGCGGAGTTGAAGTATTTTTCACGCAGGTCTTACGTGATAGTTTCTTTCATGCTGATATGCATCCAGGCAATATCTTTATTGATACCACCTACCCTGAATCGCCTCGTTATATTGCTATTGATGGCGGGATTGTCGGCAGTCTCACACCAGAAGACCAAGATTATGTAGCGCGTAATGTTTTTTACTTCTTTAAACGTGATTATCGACGCGTCGCGCAACTGCACATAGACTCTGGCTGGGTTCCCCCAACCACTAAAGTTAATGAACTAGAAGATGCCATACGTAGCGTTTGCGAACCCATTTTTGAACGGCCACTCAAAGATATCTCCTTTGGTTTTGTTTTAATGCGGTTATTTCAAATTGCCCGTCGTTTTGATATGGAAGTACAACCACAACTCGTACTGTTACAAAAAACCTTATTAAATATTGAAGGGCTAGGCCGACAACTTTACCCAGAGCTTGATTTATGGAGTACTGCTAAACCCTATTTAGAGCGCTGGATGAAAAAGCGTGTAGGAATGCGCAGAATCATCTCTGATACACGTAGCCAGATGGAACAAATTCCTCACATTGCCAAAATGGCACGTAGCATTATTGAAGAGCGCTACAGAGAAATTAAAGCGGCACAAAAACATACCAAAAAAACTAATAACGATAATACCATGCTACGCATTTTAGGCGTGCTATTACTCACTGCTAGCATTAGTTTAACGATAACCTATGGCACATCATTAGATAACTGGCCTAGCTATCTAATGTCAATAACAGGTATCTACCTGATTATACGCCGCTCCTCATGA
- a CDS encoding ubiquinone biosynthesis accessory factor UbiJ, translating to MIMQTALTTLEKGVNKLIMMDAKATEQMATLEGKTIAIYSTTPSYCFVIIPTSAGIFLTQTNESPIDAELTASSAILLQLLLAKNKEHFLRSTDLIMAGNTGLLYQFFKILDNLNPDWEHELSQWFSPDLLTLATQAIQSGNQQIKQSIAFVQSQLSQLFDNTTVQPNNKAHQTPLTALMDSLQKRFKKS from the coding sequence ATGATAATGCAAACAGCATTAACAACCCTTGAAAAAGGGGTGAACAAGTTAATCATGATGGATGCGAAAGCTACAGAGCAAATGGCTACCTTAGAGGGAAAAACTATTGCTATTTATAGCACAACACCTAGCTACTGTTTTGTCATCATCCCTACATCAGCTGGCATCTTTTTAACCCAGACTAATGAGAGCCCCATTGATGCTGAACTGACTGCGTCATCTGCCATATTATTGCAACTATTACTGGCAAAAAATAAAGAGCACTTTTTAAGAAGTACAGACCTCATTATGGCAGGAAACACTGGCCTGCTTTATCAGTTTTTTAAAATATTGGATAACTTAAATCCTGACTGGGAACATGAATTATCGCAATGGTTTAGCCCTGATCTTTTAACACTAGCAACACAGGCTATTCAATCTGGAAATCAACAGATAAAACAAAGTATTGCGTTTGTACAATCACAACTGAGCCAACTATTTGACAATACGACTGTACAACCTAATAATAAAGCGCATCAAACACCATTGACCGCACTAATGGATTCTTTACAGAAAAGGTTTAAAAAATCTTAA